Below is a window of Sulfitobacter sp. SK012 DNA.
CCACGCGGCACAGCGAATTGGGCCGCGACGCACAACCCAAAAAGGGTGGCTTCCTGCCTCCCATCGCTCTGCCGCGCCGCATGTGGGCTGGTGGTAATTTTACGTTCCACGTTCCGTTGATCTTGGGCAAGGATGTCGCAAAACACTCGGCCATCAAAAGCGTTGTGGAAAAGGATGGCCGGTCGGGCAAGCTGTGCTTCGTGCAAGTTGAACACAAACTCTACCAGGACGATCGGCTCGCCCTCACCGAAGAACACGATATCGTCTACCGCGCAGATCCAGACCCTGCTGCCCCGTCCCCTGTGCGCACCCCCGCCCCTCTAGACCCTGAGTTCTCTCGCGTCGTCACACCAAGCGAAGCGCTCTTGTTTCGCTATTCCGCCCTGACCTTCAATGGACACCGCATCCATTATGACGCGGATTACGCGCGTGATGTCGAAGGCTATGACGGGTTGGTTTTCCACGGCCCCCTAACGGCCACACTGCTGGTCGATTTGGCCTGCGCAGAAACCGGCCAGACGCCAAGGCAATTCGCCTTCCGCGCTCTGGCTCCTATCTCGGGCCCCACGGCTTTCCACATCAAAGGCCGCCGCACCGGCAACACTGTCGATCTGTGGGCCAAGCGCCACGATGGCGTTTTGGCAATGACCGCAAAGGCGCACTTCTGATCCGCCCTCACCAGGCCCATGGCGAGCATCCCGCTACGGCTGCGCCTCCAGTGGTTTCCGGAAAATGGCCGCTTGGCACCAATAGCGGCGGGTTCTTTAACCGGACAACTGCAAACTATCGCCAGGGCCATCCGAAAGTGCGGCACTAACTAATGTTGCACCTGCAACCTGACGGCCTGTTGATACCCGATAGAACGAGGAGGCCCAGTAGAATGCTTGGAAGTACCTTTGCCAACATAGTTAGAAAAATGACCGTCTAGACCTACACACTTGCCCCCATCGTTCTGATCTATTTCGCGTTCGCTTTTCATGTAATGAACAGGTACCACCCCGCTTCAAGGTTTCTGCCCTTCCCTTACAATAGCGCTGAGTCTCTCTTAGCTGATTTACTTTTTGTAATGGCTCCGCTTGTCGGGGCTACGGCTTATTATGTCAAAAGGCTCAACAGTTCTCAGAGGGAAATTCGGCAAAAATTCACGCTCAATTACCAAAATTGCGATCTTCTTTATCACCCCCCCAACAGCAATCAGATCTACCTCGCTATTGATCGAAACGGCTCTGACATTGTTCGTAAGATGCAGGTCATTTGGACACCTGAGGGACGCTGCATCGGTGGAAAAATCTATGACGTTGTTGATGGCGCCGATTTAAGAAAGTTCGATGCTGCCCGTTTTGAAAAGGGCTAGAATTGTGTATCAGCCCTGATAACGAATGCTATTCCAGATAGAACACTTGATCCCAAAATCAACTATGGGCAGGAAACCTCCATTGAGAATCTCTTTAGAAATGCTCTTGGGCAAAATGCGCTAGGAGAGGAACGGTATGAGGAAATAAGCGCAGTTTATTGGTTTTGTTTGTGATGGTTTTTGCTCTGCCTGCATTTGCGTAGCAAAAATCCGAATGTCGGGGCAAAAAAAGCATTCAAGTTGGACGATGGCGTTCCTTTTCTGGACGTCCATATGCCTGTTCAGATACCCGGTTCTTATCAAGCACTGGCGCTTCGCCGCTTGAACACGCCCAACGTACTCCGACAAACACCATGAAACGGCGCATCACTCTCGATGGATGAAGTGCAGCAGGGCCCAGCCACTAGCCTACACAACAATCGCCCGCAGGCCCTGCCCCCTCACTTCTTTTCACGCGCGGCACGATCTGCGCGCATCTCGTCAATCATCTGGTGCGCGTCGTTCAATATCCGTGGCACCGTATTGTCATTCGGATATCCCTTGATCTGCCCTGACAGCAACGCCGTCCAATACACCCGCAGCACCCGGTTTAGCCGCGTTTGATATCCCGGACCCAGCTTGCGAAACCAGCGCACCATGTCGCTGTCCAACCTCAGCGTCACGCGCGTTCTATGCGGTGCCACCGGCTCCCAGCCTTCCATCCCACTCCACTCAGTCGGCAGGCTTTCCCCCAGCCATTGCACGCTCAGCTCTGTCTGCAATTGCTCCAACTCATAAAGCATCTGGGTGTGAGCGTCTTTGTGCCGCATGGTGTGTCCCTTCCTGTCTGGTAAGGACAACATCATCCAAATACTCAAATCAGTCCTGAATGCGCCGTTCGGTGCACAGGCGGTGTACATGTTGTGCACGTCTGATGCACAGGCTAATGGCCAAGCATTTGTCGATTATTGAAACCTAAAGTCTCATTATCGATTTACATCTGAAGCCATAGGTGGTAGTTTGGAATAACACCCAAATTCCAATTCAATCAGATGTATGGCCAGTTTGCACTCGCAATAGGTCCAATGTAAGACTGCTCAAATGGCCCTGCCCGTCGAGACCTTCTTTCTACACCCTGACGCGCAGGGGACTCTGCAGTCGCAGATCCAACAAATGATTGCCCAAGGCATTTTGTCAGGTCGATTTCAGTGTCGGGAAAAGCTACCTTCAACGCGCAAGCTGGCCCAGCACCTTGGCGTCAGCCGTATCACTGTGACAATCGCCTATACCGAGCTTTTGGCGAATGATTACCTGACATCACGCGGCCGATCCGGCTATTTTGTGTCTGATAATGCGCCTACGCCTCCCATTTTTGCGGCTCCTCAGGGCACAACGGATGCGGTCGACTGGACCCGCGCCATTGGTCAACGTTTTAGCGGCGGCGTCACCCCCACCAAACCTCAGGACTGGGCCGAGTACCGCTATCCGTTTGTTTATGGTCAAGCCGATAGAACGTTGTTCGATCACGCGAATTGGCGGCTTTGCGCCTTGCAGGCCCTGGGGCAGCGCGACTTTACGTCTATGACTACGGACTACTACGATCAGGATGATCCAAACCTCATCGAGTTCATCGCACGTCACACGCTGCCCCGCCGCGGCATTTCTGCAGCGCCAGAGCAAATCCTGATCACGCTTGGGGCCCAGAATGCGCTTTGGCTGACCGCTCAGGTTCTCCTGACACAGCGCCGCCGCGCCGCGCTCGAGGACCCCTGTTATCATGCCCTGCGCGACATTCTGATCCAGTCACGCTGCCATGTGACACCTGTGCGCGTCGATCAATACGGAATTCCGCCCGAGGCAATTCCACCAGATACAGACGTAATTTTCACAACGCCCAGCCATCAATGCCCCACCAACGCGACCATGCCGATGGAGCGCCGTCGCGCCCTTCTGGCGCGCGCCCGCGATATGGGCGCGCTGATCGTTGAAGATGATTACGAGTTCGAAACCTCGTTCCTGCGCCCTCCCTCTCCCGCGCTTAAATCGCTCGATAAGGATGGCCGCGTGATCTACGTCGGTAGCTTCTCTAAATCGCTCTTTCCAGGGCTGCGTCTGGGATATCTGGTAGGCTCTGAGCCCTTTATCCGCGAGGTCCGCGCCCTGCGGGCCTCCGTGCTGCGCCATCCCCCCGGTCATATTCAACGTACCGCTTCGTATTTCCTGTCGCTGGGCCATTATGACGCCCTCATTCGCCGGATGGCCGGCGCGCTAAACGAACGCCGCACTACGATGGAGGCCGGGATTGAACGCTACGGTCTACATATTGCCGGCCAAGGCGCGCATGGTGGATCGTCCTTTTGGATGCGCGCACCAGAGCATGTCGACACCGAACAGCTTGCCCGCAGCCTCAAATCGCGAGGGGTCTTAATCGAACCTGGCCGTTCGTTTTTTGGCGGCGCGCACCAAGCAACGAATTTCTACCGGTTAGGCTATTCATCCATTCCGGTGGGGCGCATTTCGGAGGGCTTGAAAGAGATCGCAGCGGCAATTTCTCAAGCCCCAGCATCTGGCCTTAGCCCAGCGACGTAATTGGCCCTAACTTCAACCTGCCCGAAGGCTTACTTTGCCCTCAAACAAGATTCGAACTCATCAACTGAACCCAAGGATCACCAGATATGAAGATGACCACCGAAGAAGCTTTTGTAAAAGTGCTGCAGATGCATGGCATCGACAATGCATTCGGGATCATTGGCTCAGCCATGATGCCAATCTCTGATTTGTTTCCCGCTGCAGGCATCAAATTCTGGGATTGCGCGCACGAAACATCTGGCGGCATGATCGCAGACGGATACACACGTGCATCTGGTAAAATGTCCATGGCAATTGCGCAAAATGGTCCCGGCATTACAAACTTTGTGACGCCGATCAAAACTGCCTACTGGAACCACACACCTATGTTGCTGGTCACGCCTCAGGCGGCCAACAAGACAATCGGTCAAGGTGGTTTCCAGGAAATTGAACAGATGAAATTGTTCGAAGATATGGTTTGCTATCAAGAAGAAGTGCGCGACCCCTCACGCATGGCCGAAGTCCTCAACCGTGTGATCGAAAAAGCATGGCGCGGTTCCGCTCCGGCGCAGATCAACATCCCGCGTGATTACTGGACGCAGGTTATCGATATTGAACTTCCACAAATCATTCGCCTTGAGCGCCCACAGGGCGGCGAGCAGGCAGTCAAAAACGCGGCAAAACTGCTGTCCGAAGCGTCCTTCCCGGTCATCCTGAACGGCGCTGGCGTGATCTTGTCCGGCGGTATCGATGCATCCGCGAAACTGGCCGAAGCACTCGACGCACCCGTTGCCTGCAACTACCAACACAACGACGCGTTCCCCGGCTCGCACCCCTTGGCCATCGGCCCGTTGGGCTATAACGGCTCCAAGGCTGCGATGGAAATCATCCAAAAGGCCGACGTCGTGTTGGCGTTGGGCAATCGCCTGAACCCGTTCTCGACCCTTCCCGGCTATGGAATCAACTACTGGCCAACGGAAGCAAAGATCATTCAGGTTGACATCAACTCTGATCGCATTGGCCTGACCAAAAAAGTCGACGTGGCGATCCAAGGTGACGCAAAACGCGTCGCCGAGCAATTGCTTGAGCATCTTGGTGCAGGCGCTGGCGACAAAGGTCGTCAGGAACGCAAAGACCTGGTTGGTTTGACCAAATCCCGCTGGGCCCAAGAGCTGTCCTCAATGGATCACGAAGATGACGCAGACGAGGGTGTCGACTGGAACGAGCGTGCGCGCAACCGGCAGCCCGACCGTTTGGCCCCCCGTCAAGCATGGCGCGCCATCATGTCCGCAATGCCAAAGGACGCAATCATCAGCTCTGACATCGGCAACAACTGCGCCATCGGCAACGCCTATCCTTCTTTCGACAAAGGCCGCAAATATCTCGCGCCGGGTCTGTTTGGCCCCTGTGGTTATGGTCTCCCTGCAATTTTGGGCGCAAAAATTGGCTGCCCAGATGTGCCGGTCATCGGATTTGCAGGCGACGGCGCGTTCGGCATTTCCATGAACGAGATGACAGCATGTGGTCGCGGTGACTGGCCTGCGATCACCATGGTGATCTTCCGGAACTACCAATGGGGTGCTGAAAAGCGGAACACGACATTGTGGTTCGAAGACAACTTTGTCGGCACTGAGCTGAATGAAGGCGTCAACTATGCCGAGATCGCAAAAGGGTGCGGCCTGAAGGGTGTACAATGTACCGGCATGGAACAACTGACAGACGTGCTGAACACCGCTGTGAAAGAGCAGATGAAAGACGGCGTTACCACGTTCATCGAAGTTATTCTGAACCAAGAGCTGGGTGAGCCTTTCCGTCGCGACGCGATGAAAAAGCCCGTGTCTGTTGCAGGTATAAACAAAGATGACATGCGCCAACAGGTAAGCGTGTAAGGGTGCCTTTGGGCTCCCTCAAAAAGAAGGACTGGCTATGACAGTGCTGCAAGACCTACGTGGCCGCGCAGCGTCTGAGCCAGCCCATATCGTTCTAAGTGAAGGCCATGACCCTCGGGTCGTGGCCGGCGCACTTGCTGCACGCAATGCTGGGATGGGTCAAATTACTCTCGTCGGCGCATCCGCTAAAATTGAAGCTGCTTTGGCTGATGCCGGGGCATCGGCTGGCAACGGCATTTCCATCCAAGACCCTCAGACCTCGCCGCTGGTATCAGAATTTGCAGACAGCTATTTTGAGCTGCGCAAGCATAAGGGTGTCAGCGAAGAAGTTGCGGCGACCCAAGCCCACAATCCGATGGTGTTTGCGGCCATGATGGTGCGCAGTGGCTACGCGGATGGCACAGTTGGCGGCGCCGTTGCGACGACATCAGAGACGGTACGCGCGGCATTGCAGATTATCGGCAAAGCAGATGCCGCCCCTCTCGTATCAAGTTTCTTTTTGATGGTTCTGCCTGCAGGGCACCCGTCTGGCCGCGAGGCGATGATTTTTGGCGACTGTGGATTGGTTATCGATCCCGCCGCCCCCGAGCTTGCTGCGATCGCCGCCGCCTCGGCCACTTCGTTTCAGCAACTTTTGGGCGACGTGCCCCGCGTTGCGATGCTGTCTTTCTCATCTATGGGCTCGGCGCGCCATGCAGCGGTGACTAAGGTGACGGACGCATTAGAAATTTTGCACCGCGATCACCCTGATCTTGCCGCAGACGGCGAGTTGCAGTTCGATGCAGCGTTCGTGCCGGATGTTGGCGCGTCAAAAGCACCGGGATCAAAGGTCGCCGGCCATGCCAATGTCATGATTTTTCCAAACCTTGACGCGGGAAATATTGGCTACAAGATAGCCCAACGCATTGGTGGTGCCGACGCCATTGGCCCGGTACTTCAAGGTCTTGCAAAGCCCGCCAACGACCTGTCGCGCGGATGTAGTGCGGCAGACGTAACAAACATGATTGCCGTGACCACCCTTCAAGTTGCCAAGCCCTAAGTTAGGATCCACATGACGCATAAACAGCCCGTGATCGACCTGTCACCGAAAGTATCGGACGAGGTTCGTAAGACGACCTGCTATATGTGCGCATGCCGCTGCGGAATTAACGTCCATATGAAGGACGGCGAAGTCGCCTATATCGAAGGCAACCGAGACCACCCCGTCAATCAAGGCGTGCTATGTGCCAAGGGGTCCGCAGGCATCATGCAACACAACGCTCCGTCTCGCTTGCGCAATCCGCTGAAGCGAGTCGGCCCACGTGGGTCAGGCGAATTCGAAGAAATCAGCTGGGATGAAGCTCTACAAATTGCCGCCGATTGGCTGGAGCCTATCCGCCGCGACAATCCTGAAAAGCTGGCGTTTTTCACAGGCCGCGATCAGTCGCAGTCCTTTACTTCGTTTTGGGCGCAGAACTTTGGCACACCCAACTATGCAGCTCACGGCGGTTTTTGTTCGGTCAACATGGCGGCGGCGGGCATCTATACGATGGGCGGCGCTTTCTGGGAATTTGGCCAACCCGATTGGGACCATACCAAGCTTTTCATGCTTTTCGGTGTGGCAGAGGATCACGACAGCAACCCGATCAAAATGGGCATTGGCAAGATCAAGAAACGCGGCGCGCGTATCATTGGCGTCAATCCGATCCGCACAGGATATAACGCGGTCGCCGATGATTGGGTTGGCATCACGCCCGGCACCGACGGATTGTTTATCCTGTCGATGATCCATTGCCTGATGAAGGCCGGTCGCATCGATTTGAACTACCTTGCCCAATATACCGACGCACCAGTCTTGGTGAATGGTGATGAGAAATCACCTGATTTTGGTCTCTTTCTGCGCGACAAGGACGGCAAAGAGCTGGTGATCGACCGCAACACGGGCAAGCCAGCGGCCTTTGACAAACCCGGCGTTCGCCCAGATCTATCGGCCACTCACCGGGTCAAGGGCATCACGCACCGTCCGGTTTTCCACCAGATGGCAGAGAAATATCTGTCGGATGAATACACCCCCGAAGCGGTTGCAGAACGTGTTGGCATCTCAGCCAAGCGTATCCGCACCATCGCCGCCGAACTGGCGCGCGTGGCCTTCGATGAAGCGTTTGAATTGGACCACGAGTGGACCGATTTCCGCGGCGAAAAGCACAAGACCATGACGGGTCGCCCCGTGTCGTTCCACGCCATGCGCGGCATCTCGGCCCATGCGAATGGCTTTCAGACCTGCCGCGCTTTGCATGTCCTGCAGATCATCCTCGGGACAGTCGAAGTCCCCGGCGGTTTCCGCTTTAAACCGCCCTATCCAAAACCCGCCACGGCACACCCAAAGCCACATGTCGGCGTCACGCCGGGCGCTCCGCTCAACGGTCCGCATTTGGGATTTGTCCACGGCCCCGAAGACCTCGCTCTCAAGGCTGATGGCAGCCCTGCCCGCATCGACAAAGCCTTCACATGGGAAAACCCGATGTCATCGCACGGGTTGATGCATATGGTGATCTCGAACGCCTATACCGGTGATCCCTACAAGATCGACACGCTGTTTATGTACATGGCCAACATGTCATGGAATTCGTCGATGAACACCAAAGGCGTGATGGAGATGCTGACCGACAAAGATGAGAGCGGCGAATACGTCATCCCGCACATCATCTACTCGGACGCTTATTCCTCTGAGATGGTCGCCTATTCCGATCTGATCCTGCCTGACACGACTTATCTGGAACGCCACGACTGTATCTCTTTGCTGGACCGCCCAATCTGTGAGGCTGACGCCGCCGCTGATGCAATTCGCTGGCCGGTGGTGGAGCCTGACCGCAACGTGCGCGGGTTCCAATCCGCACTGTGTGATCTGGGTGCCAAACTGAACCTGCCGGGTTTCGTCAACGAAGACGGCAGCCAGAAATATGCAGATTACGGCGACTATATCACCAACCACGAACGTCGCCCCGGCATTGGCCCATTGGCCGGCTTCCGCGGGCCCAACGGCGACAAATCAGGTCGCGGCGAAGTCAATCCAAAGCAGCTTGATGCCTATATCGAAAACGGCGGATTTTTCGTCGAACATATCCCGAAGGGCGCGAATTACTACAAACCCTGGAACAAAGCCTATCAGGACTGGGCCGTTGGCATGGGCATCTTTGATGCGCCGCAACCCTATTTGTTTTCGCTCTATGCTGAGCCTATGCGGAAATTCCAACGTGCTGCCGAAGGCCACGGGGATCGCCAACCGCCAGATCACCTGCGTGAGCGGATCAAACACACCATGTCACCTCTGCCAATTTGGTATGAAACCGACCAGCACGGCAACGATGGTTTTACCGTCAACGCCCTGACCCAACGCCCGATGGCGATGTATCACAGTTGGGGTAGTCAGAACGCTTGGCTGCGGCAATTGCACGGTCGTAATCCGATGTATGTGCCGACCAAGCTGATGAAAGAAAACGGCCTGGAAGACGGCGATTGGGCGCGGATCACCTCGCCGCATGGTGAGATCACTGTGCCTGTCATGGAAATGGCTGCGCTGAACGAAAACACGATTTGGACGTGGAACGCGATCGGCAAACGCAAAGGAGCTTGGGCGCTCGACAAGGACGCGCCCGAAGCAACCAAGGGCTTCTTGCTGAACCACTTAATCCACGAATTGCTGCCCCCTAAAGGAGATGGCATGCGGTGGGCCAACTCTGACCCGATTACCGGTCAGGCTGCGTGGTTCGACCTCAAGGTCAAAATCGAGAAAACTGCGGCCCCCACGGAATCGCAACCGGAATTTCCGCCTATCAAATCCTCTGTGGGTCCCGGTCCAAAAGAACTCAAATGGAAGGTCGGCAAATGACACAACTGCCCACCAGCACCGCTAAAAAACTTGGCCTCGTGATCGATCTGGACACTTGCGTCGGGTGCCATGCTTGCGTGATCTCATGCAAAGGTTGGAACACCGAAAACTACGGCGCGCCCCTGTCGGATCAAGATCCCTACGGGGCGGATCCATCGGGAACCTTCCTAAACCGTGTGCACAGCTACGAAGTGCAGCCTCCCGTCGGCGAAGCGCAGTTGGTCCACTTCCCTAAATCTTGCCTGCATTGCGAGGACGCGCCTTGTGTCACCGTTTGCCCAACCGGTGCCAGCTACAAGCGCGTCGAGGATGGCATCGTGCTGGTTAACGAAAGCGACTGCATCGGCTGCGGTCTGTGTGCTTGGGCATGTCCTTACGGCGCACGCGAGATGGATCAGGCAGAAGGCGTGATGAAAAAATGCACCCTTTGCGTCGACCGGATCTATAACGAAAACCTGCCCGAGGTAGACCGCGTCCCAACCTGCGTACGTACCTGCCCTTCGGGTGCTCGGCACTTTGGCGATCTCGGCGACCCCTACAGTGATGTTAGCATCCTGGTGGCCAACCGAGGTGGTGTTGATCTGATGCCTGAACAAGGCACCAAGCCGGTCAACAAATACCTGCCGCCACGCCCCAAAGACACATTGTCAGGCACGGATGAACAACTCGACATCCTTGCCCCTTTCCTTGAGCCCATCGACACAGAGCCTAAGGGCTTTCTGGGTTGGCTCGACAAGACGCTGGAGAAACTCTGATGCATCCTGCCCCCTCCGTCATCTTCTTTAGCACCTTTTCAGGCCTCGGTTTTGGTCTACTTATCTGGCTTGGCTTAGGCTTTCCGGCCGTCACCGGATGGAGCGCATTTGCCTTTTTCGCTATTGCATATGTCTTGGCTGTTGGCGGGTTGATCTCGTCGACGTTCCACCTTGGCCATCCTGAACGCGCGCTCAAGGCCTTTACTCAATGGAAGACCAGCTGGCTCAGCCGCGAAGGGTGGTGCGCCGTTGCAGCCCTTGTGGTCATGGCGATTTACGGGGCTGGCCTGGTGTTCTTTGGACAGCGCTGGACGGTCCTTGGCATTCTGGGTGCAATCTTTTCCCTCGGCACGGTGTTTACCACCTCGATGATCTACGCCCAGCTCAAGACGGTACCCCGGTGGCATTCTCGCCTTACGCCGCTTAATTTCATGTCGCTGTCCATTGCGGGCGGGGCATTGCTTGCCGGACAGGTCACATGGTCGCTGATCTTGATCGCCCTTGCCGGGGTGATCCAGTTTGCAACCTGGGTTCGTGGCGACGGCGCATTTGCTGTTGGTGATACAGATATGGCCAGCGCCACTCAATTGGGTGGTATCGGCAAGGTCCGTGCGTTTGAACCGCCCCACACGGGCACCAACTACCTGCTGCGCGAATTTGTACATGTCATTGGCCGCAAACACAGCCAAAAACTGCGGATCATCGCACTAGGGTTGATGGCTGTGCTGCCGGTAATCCTGTTGTTGTTGCCGTTCAACCATATCCTTGCGCTGGTTGCTGTCCTTGCCCATGTAGCAGGCGTTCTGACAGCTCGCTGGTTGTTCTTTGCCGAAGCCGAGCACGTTGTTGGCCTGTATTACGGCAAGCGCTAACGCAAAAAAGGCGGGGTCATCCCCCGCCTTCTTCGTTAAAATATCTGACCGATTGGTCTTAGTTCATCAATCCAGCGTGGCGCATGCCTTCTTCAACCAATGCTTTGGTGCTGTCGGTCAGACCCACATGCGGCAAGCGCACCTCCTCCGAGCATAGATCCAGCTTGGACATCGCGTATTTCACACCGACCAAACCCGGCTCCGTAAAGATCGCTTTGTGCAGTGGCATCAGGCGGTCCTGAATGTCCAACGCAGTTGCATAGTCACCATCAAGGCAAGCCGTTTGCATTTGCGACATCAGCTTGGGCGCAACGTTTGCCGTCACGGAAATACAACCTGTTCCGCCTTGAGCGTTAAACCCATGTGCCGTCGCATCTTCGCCAGACAGCTGGATGAAATCCTTGCCGCAGGTCATGCGCTGGTCACAGACCCGCGCCAGATCGCCAGTGGCGTCCTTGACCCCGACAATGCGCGGCAGTTTGGCCAACTCGCCCATCGTTTCAGGCGACATGTCCACAACGGAACGGCCCGGAATATTATAGATGATGATCGGCAAAGCACAGCATTCGTGCACCGCTTTGAAATGCGCAATCAGACCGCCTTGCGTCGGCTTGTTGTAGTAGGGCGTCACAACAAGAACCGCGTCCGCGCCGACTTTTTCAGCGTGCTGCGCCAAGCGGATGCTCTCAGCGGTATTATTTGATCCCGCACCTGCAATAACAGGGACCCGGCCAGCGGCGGCTTTGACAACTTCTTCCACAACCATCTCATGCTCGCGGTGGGTCAACGTCGGCGATTCGCCCGTGGTCCCGACAGGAACAAGTCCCTTGGAACCTTGGCCGATATGCCACTCCACCAGCTTTTTGAGCGCATCAATGTCCAGATCGCCGTTCCTGAACGGCGTGACGAGGGCAGGCATTGAGCCTTTGAACATGTGCACGCTCCTTTGTTGTGCAAGCAAGCGGGTGGCCTGCTGGTGATTAGATAGCCGCCCGCAGGTTCGTGAATTGAATAACCAGCGGGGCGGTCTATGCTGAAAGGCTGTACCCTTCGTACGATAGGAAATGCAAGTGATGAGACGCCTAACGACGGCCTGCCTGCTGGTAATAGCGCTGACACTGCCAGCCGCCGCCGAACGTCCGCGTCCTCTTGGGTGGGCTATGGATGCAATGCGGGGTGGTAGCTTTGATAACGCCGCACGGATTGCTGTGCGCGATGGCGCTGTTGCAGCCGACATCATCGAATGGCACCGCCTGCGTGCAGGTCAGGGTAGTTTTGCGGATGTCACCGCGTTCCTTATTCGCCGCCCCGATTGGCCTGGAGAAGCGTACCTGCGCAAGCAATCTGAGCCTGCCGTGATCCAAGAGGACGCAGCCGCAGTCCGCGCATTTTTTGCGGCACAGCCCCCTCAGACCCCGCGCGGTGTGCTGGCCTACGCATCGGCGTTGTCCGCTGATGGGCAAACGGGCGACGCCGAGGCCAGTGTTGTTCTGGCATGGCGCACCATGCCCATGAACGCGACATCGCAGGGCATGTTTCTGGCCCGCTACGAGGGTTTGCTAAAACCACATCACGATGCGCGTCTGGATGAAATGGTCTGGCAACGCGAATTCGACGAAGCCCGCCAAATGTACGACTTTGTCAGCAAGGACACGATCACCCTCACTGAGGTGCGTATCGCCTTGCAGCGACGCACCAGAAACGCGGCGTCGCTGGTCGATGCTTTGCCGCCAAAACTGCGCAATACGGGAGGGCTGTCGCACGCGTTGTTTGAATGGCGCATCCGCCAAAACCGCGCGGGGGATGCCAAAACCCTCATGCTGGAGAAATCCACCAGCGTCGAAGCACTTGGCAAACCATCAGCTTGGTCCAACCGAAGGCGTGCTTTGGCACGCGGTGAAATGCGCTCAGGCGATCCCGCGGTCGCGTACAAGATGGCGTCGCAGCATTTCCTTGATGGAGGTTCCGATTATGCTGATCTGGAATGGCTGTCAGGTTATCTTGCGCTGCGTTTTCTAAAGGACCCCGAACGCGCATTGAAACACTTTTTAGCCCATGACAGCCAAGTTCGATCACCGATCTCCCAAGGCCGTGCCGGATATTGGCAAGGCCGCGCGTGGGAGGCCATGGGCAACAAAGAAGAGGCCGACAAGGCCTATTCTGAGGGTGCCAAATACCAGACCTCATTTTACGGGTTGCTGGCTGCGGACCGGGCAGAACTGCCTTTTGACACCAGCCTAACGGGCCGTGTGCCCCTTATTGATTGGCGCACCAGCGCAGTTTCCAAAGCACCACTTTTTGAGGCGGGCATGTTGCTGCAAGCCTCCGGAGAGTTGAGCCTTGCTGAACGGTTTTGGACACATCTGGCAGATCAGCTTGTTACAGAGGATCTAGAGCTTTTGGGCCAGGCCGCTATCGACGCTGGCCAGCCACATCTGGCCGTGATGATCGGCAAACGCGCGGCCCGTCGCGGCCTAACCATTGCGGCACCCTACTATGCCCTGCACCCGTTGGCCGACGCAAAATTGAACATGGCTCCGGAAATGAGCCTCGCCATTGCGCGCCGCGAAAGCGAATTCGATCCGGT
It encodes the following:
- a CDS encoding lytic transglycosylase domain-containing protein, which produces MQVMRRLTTACLLVIALTLPAAAERPRPLGWAMDAMRGGSFDNAARIAVRDGAVAADIIEWHRLRAGQGSFADVTAFLIRRPDWPGEAYLRKQSEPAVIQEDAAAVRAFFAAQPPQTPRGVLAYASALSADGQTGDAEASVVLAWRTMPMNATSQGMFLARYEGLLKPHHDARLDEMVWQREFDEARQMYDFVSKDTITLTEVRIALQRRTRNAASLVDALPPKLRNTGGLSHALFEWRIRQNRAGDAKTLMLEKSTSVEALGKPSAWSNRRRALARGEMRSGDPAVAYKMASQHFLDGGSDYADLEWLSGYLALRFLKDPERALKHFLAHDSQVRSPISQGRAGYWQGRAWEAMGNKEEADKAYSEGAKYQTSFYGLLAADRAELPFDTSLTGRVPLIDWRTSAVSKAPLFEAGMLLQASGELSLAERFWTHLADQLVTEDLELLGQAAIDAGQPHLAVMIGKRAARRGLTIAAPYYALHPLADAKLNMAPEMSLAIARRESEFDPVVKSGAGARGLMQLMPSTARDVARDLGVSALHTTDRLTADPVYNAVLGSTYLSQMAGQFDGNVAMVSAAYNAGPRRPIRWMDLYGDPREGDIDIVDWVEMIPFRETQNYVMRVTESLPVYRARLGLNPLPIPFAQELTGSTLLPFAPKRK